A stretch of the Paracoccus albus genome encodes the following:
- a CDS encoding type IV secretion system protein VirB3: MAERSPLFLGLARPPKYLGLPVGYLVVLATGVVLPFIWTKSMVFFVIGLVAYPILWFVADREPHFFEVLRVSYGSVRPTKNRAVHGGDSFGA; encoded by the coding sequence GTGGCAGAACGATCCCCCCTCTTTCTGGGCCTCGCCCGTCCGCCCAAGTATCTGGGCCTCCCCGTCGGATACCTGGTGGTGCTGGCAACAGGGGTCGTTCTGCCGTTCATCTGGACGAAGTCGATGGTCTTCTTCGTGATCGGCCTCGTCGCCTATCCGATCCTCTGGTTCGTCGCCGACCGCGAGCCGCATTTCTTCGAAGTGCTGCGCGTCTCCTATGGATCAGTGCGCCCGACGAAGAACCGGGCCGTGCACGGAGGCGACAGCTTTGGCGCTTGA
- a CDS encoding TrbC/VirB2 family protein — translation MLRHRLSRLLPAATTLAAFATPALAQDLSPIQTMLETVEAALTGPIGIAVATLAVIGTGFMCMMGRLNWGWFASVIIGIVLIFSAGTIVDGFS, via the coding sequence ATGCTTCGACATCGCCTCAGCCGCCTCTTGCCTGCCGCCACAACCCTGGCGGCTTTCGCAACACCCGCTCTCGCGCAGGACTTGTCGCCTATCCAGACCATGCTGGAAACCGTCGAGGCCGCGCTGACCGGTCCGATCGGGATCGCGGTTGCCACGCTCGCGGTCATCGGCACCGGTTTCATGTGCATGATGGGACGGCTGAACTGGGGCTGGTTTGCCTCGGTCATCATCGGGATCGTGCTGATCTTCTCGGCCGGCACCATCGTTGACGGCTTCTCCTGA
- a CDS encoding lytic transglycosylase domain-containing protein, producing MTGAICVLVLTTASPSRSAADVIAFGRDGTARTSGWTFHGTRPAWAGLDHSAEAEVVLASLDATPPSGRDDILSLIRTTAVRHQGNSALRQVGLGADDWQILFRALVEAESSYNPTAVSPKGAYGLGQLMPDTARALGVDPRDSSQNLDGAARYLLAQLGTFKDIDLALAAYNAGPHRVVGYSGIPPFAETRDYIARIHRIRSQLAGTPVAAPDIPVATRVPARAPVLIELQ from the coding sequence GTGACGGGCGCGATCTGCGTTTTGGTCCTGACTACAGCATCACCCTCGAGGAGCGCGGCTGACGTCATCGCCTTCGGCCGCGACGGCACGGCCCGGACCTCCGGCTGGACCTTTCATGGCACGCGGCCTGCTTGGGCTGGTCTGGATCATAGCGCTGAGGCCGAAGTCGTTCTGGCCTCGCTGGACGCCACGCCCCCTTCCGGTCGTGACGACATCCTCTCCTTAATCCGGACGACTGCCGTCCGCCACCAAGGAAACAGCGCCCTGCGCCAGGTTGGCCTGGGTGCCGACGACTGGCAGATTCTGTTCCGCGCCCTGGTCGAGGCCGAGAGCAGCTACAACCCAACCGCCGTGAGCCCAAAGGGCGCATACGGTTTAGGCCAGCTGATGCCAGACACGGCCCGTGCGCTCGGCGTCGATCCGCGTGATTCCTCCCAGAACCTCGACGGCGCCGCACGCTACCTGCTCGCGCAACTCGGAACGTTCAAGGACATCGACCTGGCTCTTGCAGCCTATAATGCCGGGCCGCACAGGGTGGTCGGGTATTCCGGTATTCCGCCCTTCGCCGAGACCCGCGACTACATCGCGCGCATCCACCGGATCCGGTCCCAGCTGGCAGGCACGCCCGTTGCCGCGCCAGACATCCCCGTCGCGACCCGCGTGCCTGCCCGCGCGCCGGTCCTTATCGAACTTCAGTAA
- a CDS encoding helix-turn-helix transcriptional regulator, producing the protein MRRARGLSQEALAHQANVSRGHMGRLENSKFAASLDLLERIAKALNVDPEELFARR; encoded by the coding sequence TTGAGACGCGCCCGCGGCCTCAGCCAGGAAGCGCTTGCTCATCAGGCCAACGTAAGCCGCGGTCACATGGGCAGGCTCGAGAACTCGAAATTTGCGGCCTCACTCGACCTTCTCGAACGCATCGCCAAGGCGCTCAATGTCGATCCCGAAGAGCTTTTCGCGAGGCGTTAA
- a CDS encoding TetR/AcrR family transcriptional regulator, protein MLWFRPCVLKRVALPKTHWHKKTKDVKVQQELKRRAMLNLAAHSFSTVGYKQTSLDDIAAALAVTKPALYYYAKSKEDILMQCARISLERVELCFISAQDVKGNGLDRIRVFFRVYANMVVSEFGSALMREARRNLTGENQKSLRQALIDGQNFLESIIAEGIKDGSIRNCDSKRLAQVLFSAFNQMPIWYNPKGPLNPESIADEILELIIYGVGAKNT, encoded by the coding sequence GTGCTCTGGTTCCGCCCGTGTGTTTTGAAAAGAGTCGCTTTGCCCAAAACCCATTGGCATAAAAAAACCAAAGACGTCAAAGTTCAGCAAGAGCTGAAGCGGCGGGCCATGCTTAATCTGGCCGCGCATTCGTTTTCAACTGTCGGATACAAACAGACATCGCTTGATGACATCGCAGCAGCACTCGCTGTCACCAAGCCCGCGCTTTATTATTACGCCAAAAGCAAAGAAGATATCCTGATGCAATGCGCCCGCATCTCACTGGAGCGGGTCGAGCTATGCTTCATATCAGCACAGGACGTGAAGGGTAACGGGCTTGATCGTATCCGCGTTTTCTTTAGAGTCTATGCGAACATGGTTGTGAGCGAATTCGGCTCTGCCTTGATGCGCGAAGCGCGCCGCAATCTGACCGGAGAAAATCAGAAGAGTTTGCGGCAGGCACTGATAGACGGTCAGAATTTTCTTGAAAGTATTATCGCAGAAGGGATCAAAGATGGTTCTATCCGCAATTGCGACTCAAAGCGCCTCGCACAGGTGCTTTTTTCGGCCTTCAACCAGATGCCGATCTGGTATAATCCGAAAGGGCCGCTTAACCCAGAGAGTATTGCAGATGAAATTCTTGAACTAATCATCTATGGCGTGGGTGCAAAGAATACTTGA
- a CDS encoding ABC transporter substrate-binding protein — protein MKKLVTAFAFSAMTATGAMADGPQGVTDDMITLGTYTDLSGPLAVWGVPEANGLRMRVDEINAAGGIHGRQLEIIIEDTQYQVPRAIQVANKLMRRDQIFAMVGALGTPMNLAIMPQQIEAGIPNMFPMSAEVEMYEPLDPMKYAFFRSYTDQFRAGVAYFKENGDFSTPCIAQLANEAGESMALGVTQQLAEYDMKVAVKTEHSATESDMLSSVTTLKSAGCDIVFLAGGVRDSILVVATSKKLGFEPTFVTGMVSYMDAVATAADGAMDGLYLVSPFVFANAEDSEGEAKRILESYNEIYGEKMAPQAQLGYVFIDLIAVALEAAGRDLTTEGFLAATEAITSYVDPIGGQLVRFGPEDHQGIETLIMAKVEDGKWTIAARGLDY, from the coding sequence ATGAAGAAACTAGTAACAGCATTTGCGTTTTCCGCAATGACAGCCACCGGCGCGATGGCCGACGGGCCGCAGGGCGTGACCGACGACATGATCACTCTTGGGACCTATACAGACCTAAGCGGCCCGTTGGCCGTCTGGGGTGTGCCAGAGGCCAACGGACTGCGCATGCGAGTGGATGAGATTAACGCGGCGGGCGGCATTCACGGTCGCCAGCTTGAGATTATTATAGAAGACACGCAATACCAGGTACCCCGCGCGATTCAGGTTGCAAACAAACTGATGCGCCGCGACCAGATTTTTGCGATGGTCGGCGCGCTTGGCACACCGATGAACCTAGCGATCATGCCGCAACAAATTGAAGCGGGAATTCCCAACATGTTCCCGATGTCGGCCGAGGTCGAGATGTATGAACCATTGGATCCGATGAAATACGCATTTTTTCGCAGCTATACAGACCAGTTTCGCGCGGGCGTTGCATACTTTAAGGAAAATGGTGATTTCTCAACACCCTGCATTGCGCAACTCGCCAATGAAGCTGGTGAATCAATGGCGCTTGGCGTCACGCAGCAATTGGCAGAGTATGACATGAAAGTCGCGGTCAAAACGGAACATTCGGCAACAGAATCCGATATGCTCTCGTCTGTAACCACATTGAAAAGCGCCGGTTGCGATATCGTTTTTCTGGCGGGTGGGGTGCGCGATTCAATTCTGGTTGTTGCAACATCTAAAAAGCTTGGTTTTGAACCGACTTTCGTGACTGGAATGGTGTCCTATATGGATGCAGTTGCTACTGCCGCTGATGGCGCGATGGATGGCTTGTATCTGGTATCTCCTTTTGTTTTTGCGAACGCAGAAGACTCCGAAGGGGAAGCAAAACGTATCTTGGAGAGTTACAACGAAATTTACGGTGAAAAGATGGCCCCACAAGCGCAGCTTGGTTACGTTTTCATCGACCTGATTGCCGTGGCGCTCGAAGCTGCTGGTCGCGATCTGACGACCGAAGGATTTCTGGCCGCAACCGAAGCGATCACTAGCTATGTTGATCCGATCGGCGGCCAGTTGGTCAGGTTTGGCCCCGAAGACCATCAGGGCATCGAAACTCTGATTATGGCAAAAGTCGAAGACGGTAAATGGACTATTGCGGCCCGCGGGCTCGACTACTAA
- a CDS encoding AMP-dependent synthetase/ligase: MPPPVQIDGCDTFSKLFRQNCKKFGDRTAIREKDFGIWEEFSWLDYYACARRVGCSLMALGYRKGDVAAIISEDNKEWVFADLGIQCIGATTHGLYPTLQEKQVAYQLNDSGAKVLFVEDEEQLDKYLGVEDQLDHLEKVIVFDMEGLRSFQHDKVIGWEEFLALSDAKIEELSVEFERRIDGGDPEDIATLIYTSGTTGAPKGAAMSHRFFLAQSDNYPELPLGPDDEVLTFLPLCHAAERIFSVCVPIRHGITINIAESGDTFAADIQEVAPTFIFAVPRVWEKFYSRINIVMNDATAFGRFAYDQALKTAGRREALIAAGKSVPMMLRLRHKVLDFLVLRNIRVELGLARAHTIVSGAAPISARLLSWFTALGVTVQEAYGQTETGIVTATIPGRSPIGSIGRALRNVEAKLADDGEILIRSSSNFSGYLNQPEKTAETVVDGWVYTGDVGTMDANGDLTILDRKKDIIITAGGKNITPSQLENELKFSPYISDAVIIGDKRKYLSVLIMIDHENVEKYAQEKRIPFSNYKSLCANTQIQDLIEGEVERANSGFSPVEQVKKFRLIDVLLTAEDNELTPTMKLKRNEIERKYKDLIETMY; encoded by the coding sequence ATGCCGCCACCGGTCCAGATTGACGGCTGTGATACCTTCTCCAAACTGTTTCGGCAGAACTGCAAGAAGTTCGGTGACAGAACCGCAATTCGTGAAAAAGACTTTGGCATCTGGGAAGAATTTAGCTGGCTGGACTATTACGCCTGCGCGCGCAGGGTCGGATGTTCACTTATGGCGTTGGGCTATCGTAAAGGTGACGTGGCCGCGATCATCAGTGAAGACAACAAGGAGTGGGTGTTTGCCGACCTTGGCATCCAGTGCATCGGGGCCACGACCCACGGGCTGTATCCCACTTTGCAGGAAAAGCAGGTTGCCTATCAGTTGAACGATAGCGGGGCGAAGGTGCTATTCGTTGAGGATGAAGAGCAGCTAGATAAGTATCTGGGTGTGGAGGACCAGCTGGATCATCTCGAAAAAGTTATCGTATTTGATATGGAAGGGTTGCGCAGTTTCCAGCATGATAAAGTCATCGGCTGGGAAGAATTTCTCGCACTGTCGGACGCTAAAATCGAAGAACTGAGCGTTGAATTCGAGCGCCGCATTGATGGGGGTGATCCCGAAGATATTGCAACACTGATCTATACGTCTGGCACAACAGGTGCGCCCAAAGGTGCCGCGATGTCGCATCGTTTTTTCCTGGCCCAGTCGGATAATTACCCCGAATTGCCGCTTGGGCCGGATGACGAAGTTTTGACTTTCCTGCCGCTGTGTCACGCCGCCGAACGAATCTTTTCTGTTTGTGTGCCGATCCGTCACGGTATAACCATCAACATTGCGGAAAGCGGCGATACATTTGCCGCCGACATTCAAGAAGTTGCGCCGACATTCATCTTTGCGGTGCCGCGCGTGTGGGAAAAATTCTATTCCCGTATCAATATTGTGATGAATGATGCCACCGCATTTGGCCGGTTTGCCTATGACCAAGCCCTGAAAACGGCTGGACGCAGGGAGGCCTTGATTGCCGCGGGAAAATCTGTGCCGATGATGCTAAGGCTTAGGCATAAGGTGCTGGACTTTCTGGTGCTTCGAAATATTAGGGTCGAACTGGGACTGGCGCGCGCGCACACGATCGTATCGGGTGCGGCACCGATTTCAGCCCGACTGCTCAGCTGGTTCACTGCCCTTGGGGTGACAGTACAAGAGGCATATGGCCAGACCGAAACCGGCATTGTGACTGCAACCATACCGGGCAGATCACCGATCGGATCCATCGGCCGGGCACTGCGCAATGTCGAAGCGAAACTGGCCGATGACGGCGAAATCCTCATCCGCTCATCCAGCAATTTTTCGGGTTACCTGAACCAGCCTGAAAAGACGGCGGAAACCGTGGTCGATGGCTGGGTCTATACGGGTGATGTTGGGACGATGGATGCCAATGGAGACCTAACTATTCTGGACCGCAAAAAGGACATAATCATCACCGCAGGCGGCAAGAATATTACGCCTTCGCAGTTGGAAAACGAGCTCAAATTCTCGCCCTATATTTCTGATGCGGTGATCATCGGGGACAAGCGCAAATACCTGAGCGTGCTGATCATGATCGACCACGAAAACGTCGAAAAATACGCGCAGGAGAAGCGTATCCCGTTTTCCAACTACAAATCCCTGTGCGCAAACACTCAAATCCAGGACTTGATCGAAGGCGAGGTAGAACGGGCGAACAGCGGTTTCTCGCCGGTCGAGCAGGTAAAGAAATTCCGGCTGATCGACGTACTTTTGACAGCCGAAGACAACGAGCTGACTCCGACGATGAAGCTGAAGCGCAACGAGATCGAGCGCAAATACAAAGACCTGATCGAAACGATGTATTGA
- a CDS encoding ABC transporter ATP-binding protein, producing MTEVLRASNVETMYGRVMAIRGISLTVKEGSVVTVMGSNGAGKTTILKTISGALDPFKGQVEFEGRDITGLDPDVIARAGIAHSPEGREVFSLLSVKDNLMMGAYCRKDRDAVARDVEKVLDWFPVLRTFLEKQAIYLSGGQQQMLALGRAFMQRPHLMLLDEPSLGLSPLLISEIFQIIKRINVEEGMTMLLVEQNASVALPAADFGYVLETGRIVMEGERDVLMNSADIREFYLGIKAESARGDRRWKARKTWR from the coding sequence ATGACCGAGGTACTGCGCGCCAGCAACGTCGAAACGATGTATGGCAGGGTGATGGCCATTCGCGGCATCAGCCTGACGGTCAAGGAAGGATCGGTCGTTACGGTCATGGGCTCCAATGGGGCGGGCAAAACGACGATTTTGAAAACCATCTCCGGCGCGCTTGATCCGTTCAAGGGGCAGGTGGAATTTGAAGGGCGCGATATCACCGGGCTTGATCCGGATGTTATCGCGCGCGCTGGCATCGCCCATTCACCCGAGGGTCGCGAGGTGTTTTCGCTGTTATCGGTCAAGGACAACCTGATGATGGGCGCCTATTGCCGCAAGGATCGCGATGCAGTGGCGCGGGATGTGGAAAAGGTGCTGGACTGGTTTCCTGTCCTGCGCACCTTTCTGGAAAAACAGGCGATCTACCTGTCGGGTGGGCAACAACAGATGTTGGCTTTGGGTCGCGCGTTTATGCAGCGTCCACACCTGATGTTGCTGGACGAACCGTCACTGGGCCTGTCGCCACTGCTGATTTCCGAGATTTTTCAGATCATCAAGCGGATCAATGTCGAAGAAGGCATGACCATGTTGCTGGTTGAACAGAACGCGAGCGTTGCCCTGCCGGCCGCCGACTTCGGTTACGTCCTTGAAACCGGCCGGATCGTTATGGAAGGCGAACGGGATGTTCTAATGAACAGTGCAGACATTCGGGAATTCTACCTTGGCATCAAAGCAGAAAGTGCGCGCGGCGACCGCCGCTGGAAAGCAAGAAAGACCTGGCGATGA
- a CDS encoding ABC transporter ATP-binding protein, producing the protein MNGLEIDNVSLSFGGLKAVDGLSFSVEPGSVFTIIGPNGAGKSTVFNLICRIYDPSQGDIRFNGKSLRKAKSHEVVNHGIARTFQNIELFEHASLLDNLLIGRIRHGKFGPLSELFFTRSQMRQELAHRRKAEEIIEFLDLEGYRHARVADLPYGVRKKTEMARALVSEPKILLLDEPSSGLTSEETDDTAFVIEDIREDLGVTVVMIEHDMKLVNKVSDMVLAINEGRFLASGSASEVQSNPGVQAAYLGGQAA; encoded by the coding sequence ATGAACGGGTTGGAGATAGATAACGTATCGCTTTCCTTTGGTGGTTTGAAAGCGGTGGATGGCTTGAGCTTTTCAGTTGAACCGGGGTCGGTGTTCACCATCATTGGCCCCAATGGCGCGGGCAAAAGCACGGTGTTCAACCTCATCTGCCGGATTTACGATCCGTCGCAAGGCGACATCCGGTTCAACGGCAAAAGCCTGCGAAAAGCGAAATCCCATGAGGTAGTCAACCACGGCATTGCGCGGACGTTCCAGAATATCGAACTGTTCGAACATGCGTCATTGCTTGATAACTTGCTGATCGGGCGCATCCGTCACGGCAAATTCGGGCCGCTGAGTGAGCTGTTTTTTACCCGTTCGCAGATGCGTCAGGAACTGGCCCACCGCCGCAAAGCCGAAGAAATAATCGAGTTTCTCGATCTCGAAGGCTACCGTCATGCACGGGTTGCGGATTTGCCGTATGGCGTGCGCAAAAAGACCGAAATGGCCCGCGCTTTGGTGTCGGAGCCAAAGATCCTGTTGCTGGACGAACCGTCAAGCGGACTGACCAGCGAGGAAACCGACGACACTGCTTTTGTGATTGAAGACATCCGCGAGGACCTGGGTGTCACCGTTGTTATGATCGAACACGACATGAAACTGGTGAACAAAGTTTCGGACATGGTGCTGGCCATCAACGAAGGCCGGTTTCTTGCAAGCGGCAGCGCATCCGAAGTTCAAAGCAATCCCGGTGTTCAGGCGGCATATCTGGGAGGGCAGGCAGCATGA
- a CDS encoding branched-chain amino acid ABC transporter permease, with translation MRVIFRKSYVQDIQLFRDRGQAFWYLLFAAIALAAPLFLDGYFLDELSFVFIYAIAGLGLMVLTGFSGQVSFGQAAFVAIGAYTHTILLTRYSVPWLLSLPIAALVAGLVGLAVGRICGKMHGLYLAIATLSIAIVTERLIGGAGDFTGGHGGLSVPEINILGLAIDESWKVYLLNFVIFVGCTLIVRNLTRTRSGRAMIAIRDSEVSARALGTNVAFFKAYAFFISAVFAGLAGGLLAHAFFYITPETFGMGESIRLLLMIVVGGIGTIHGAVFGAFFIVLLPTVLSWVKIVLPSAVATSGGFDSLAFGVILLGFILFEPDGLYGRWTKIHHYFNVFPMYKKRSFQRQKTFLKTERLR, from the coding sequence ATGCGCGTAATTTTTCGCAAATCCTATGTTCAGGACATCCAGCTTTTCCGCGACCGTGGACAGGCATTCTGGTATCTGCTGTTTGCCGCGATCGCACTGGCCGCGCCGCTGTTTCTGGACGGCTATTTTCTGGACGAACTTTCATTCGTATTCATCTATGCTATCGCGGGTCTTGGGCTAATGGTGCTGACCGGATTTTCTGGGCAGGTGAGTTTCGGACAGGCGGCGTTTGTCGCAATCGGTGCCTATACCCACACGATCCTGCTGACCCGTTACAGCGTGCCGTGGCTTTTGTCGCTGCCGATAGCGGCGTTGGTGGCTGGGCTGGTCGGGTTGGCCGTCGGACGGATCTGCGGAAAGATGCACGGGCTGTATCTGGCGATTGCCACGCTTTCGATTGCGATTGTGACCGAACGGCTCATCGGTGGTGCGGGCGATTTCACAGGTGGTCATGGTGGCCTTTCGGTGCCGGAAATCAATATTCTCGGGCTGGCCATCGACGAAAGCTGGAAAGTTTATCTGCTGAATTTTGTCATCTTCGTGGGTTGTACCCTGATCGTTCGCAACCTGACACGCACAAGGTCGGGTCGCGCCATGATTGCGATCCGCGACTCCGAAGTGTCGGCGCGGGCGTTGGGAACCAATGTGGCCTTCTTCAAGGCATATGCGTTCTTCATCTCGGCAGTTTTTGCGGGCCTCGCGGGCGGGCTGCTGGCGCACGCCTTCTTCTACATCACGCCGGAAACCTTCGGAATGGGGGAATCCATCCGTCTGCTGTTGATGATCGTCGTCGGCGGGATCGGAACCATCCACGGCGCGGTTTTTGGGGCGTTCTTTATCGTGCTGCTGCCAACCGTGTTGAGCTGGGTCAAGATCGTGCTGCCCAGTGCAGTCGCCACGTCCGGCGGTTTCGATAGTCTTGCATTCGGTGTGATCCTGCTGGGGTTCATCCTGTTCGAACCTGACGGACTTTATGGACGCTGGACCAAGATCCATCACTATTTCAACGTGTTCCCGATGTACAAGAAGCGCAGTTTCCAGCGTCAGAAGACATTCCTCAAAACGGAGCGTTTAAGATGA